One genomic window of Mustela lutreola isolate mMusLut2 chromosome 14, mMusLut2.pri, whole genome shotgun sequence includes the following:
- the SLC27A3 gene encoding long-chain fatty acid transport protein 3, with translation MAALLLLLLLLLPPLLLLRKPHLWPGLRWLPADLAFAVRALRCKRALRARALAAAAADPRGPEGGCSLAWRLAELARQRPAHTFLIHGPRRFSYAEAERESNRAARAFLRARGWGAGPGGGAEAERAAGVAGAAAAPLAPGDTVALLLPACPEFLWLWFGLAKAGLRTAFVPAALRRGALLHCLRSCGARALVLAPEFLQSLEPDLPALRAMGLRLWAAGPEARPVGISDLLAEASAEADGPVPGYLSAPQSMMDTCLYIFTSGTTGLPKAAQISHLKILQCQAFYELCGAHRQDVIYLALPLYHMSGSLLGIVGCLGIGATVVLKSKFSAGQFWEDCQQHGVTVFQYIGELCRYLVNQPPSTAEHGHKVRLAVGSGLRPDTWERFVRRFGPLRVLETYGLTEGNVATFNYTGQLGAVGRASWLYKHVFPFSLIRYDVTTGEPVRDAQGHCVATCPGEPGLLVAPVSQQSPFLGYAGGPELGQGKLLKSVFRAGDVFFNTGDLLVCDHQGFLRFHDRTGDTFRWKGENVATTEVAEALESLDFLQEVNVYGVTVPGHEGRAGMAALVLRPPHSLDLVQLYAHVSENLPPYAWPRFLRLQESLATTETFKQQKVRMAKEGFDPSALSDPLYVLDQPGGAYLPLTRARYSALLAGDLRI, from the exons ATGGcggccctgctgctgctgctgctgctgctgctgccgccgctgctcCTGCTGCGGAAGCCGCACCTCTGGCCGGGGCTGCGCTGGCTCCCGGCGGACTTGGCCTTCGCGGTACGCGCCCTGCGATGCAAGCGGGCCCTTCGAGCGCGCGCCctggccgcggccgccgccgacCCGAGGGGCCCCGAGGGGGGCTGCAGCCTGGCCTGGCGCCTCGCGGAACTGGCCCGGCAGCGCCCCGCGCACACCTTCCTCATTCACGGCCCGCGACGCTTCAGCTACGCGGAGGCCGAGCGCGAGAGCAACCGGGCTGCGCGCGCTTTCTTGCGCGCGCGGGGCTGGGGCGCGGGGCCCGGCGGCGGCGCAGAGGCCGAGCGGGCCGCGGGAGTGGCCGGCGCCGCCGCGGCCCCTCTAGCGCCCGGGGACACCGTGGCGCTGCTTCTCCCCGCCTGCCCGGAGTTCCTGTGGCTCTGGTTCGGGCTGGCCAAGGCCGGCCTGCGCACAGCCTTTGTGCCCGCCGCCCTGCGCCGGGGTGCCCTCCTGCACTGTCTCCGCAGCTGCGGCGCGCGCGCGCTGGTCCTGGCGCCAG AGTTCCTGCAGTCGCTGGAGCCTGACCTGCCAGCCCTGAGAGCCATGGGGCTCCGTCTTTGGGCTGCAGGCCCTGAAGCCCGTCCTGTGGGAATCAGCGACTTGCTGGCCGAGGCCTCGGCAGAAGCGGACGGACCAGTGCCCGGGTACCTGTCTGCCCCCCAGAGCATGATGGACACGTGCCTGTACATCTTCACTTCTGGCACCACAG GCCTCCCCAAGGCTGCGCAGATCAGTCACCTGAAGATCCTGCAGTGCCAGGCCTTCTACGAGCTGTGTGGGGCCCACCGGCAGGATGTGATCTACCTGGCCCTCCCCCTCTACCATATGTCGGGCTCTCTCCTGGGCATTGTGGGCTGCTTGGGCATCG GGGCCACAGTGGTGCTGAAGTCCAAATTCTCGGCCGGTCAGTTCTGGGAGGACTGCCAGCAGCACGGGGTGACAGTGTTCCAGTACATAGGGGAGCTGTGCCGATATCTTGTCAACCAGCCACCG AGCACGGCGGAACACGGCCATAAGGTCCGGCTGGCAGTGGGCAGCGGGCTGCGACCTGACACCTGGGAGCGCTTTGTGCGCCGTTTTGGTCCCCTGCGGGTGCTGGAGACCTACGGGCTCACTGAGGGCAATGTTGCCACTTTTAACTACACGGGACAGCTGGGTGCTGTGGGCCGTGCCTCCTGGCTTTATAAG catgtcttccccttctctttgATTCGCTATGACGTCACCACAGGGGAGCCGGTCCGGGATGCCCAGGGGCACTGTGTGGCCACATGTCCAG GTGAGCCCGGGCTGCTGGTGGCCCCGGTCAGCCAGCAGTCCCCGTTCCTGGGCTATGCTGGGGGGCCGGAGCTCGGCCAGGGGAAGCTGCTGAAGAGTGTCTTCCGAGCTGGGGATGTTTTCTTCAACACTGGGGACCTGCTGGTCTGCGACCACCAGGGTTTTCTCCGCTTCCACGATCGGACTGGAGACACCTTCAG GTGGAAAGGGGAGAATGTGGCCACAACCGAGGTGGCGGAGGCCTTGGAGTCTCTGGATTTTCTTCAGGAGGTGAACGTCTATGGAGTCACCGTGCCAG GGCACGAAGGCAGAGCTGGAATGGCGGCCCTGGTTCTGCGTCCCCCCCACTCCTTGGACCTTGTGCAGCTCTACGCGCACGTTTCTGAAAACCTGCCGCCGTACGCCTGGCCTCGGTTCCTGAGGCTCCAG GAGTCTCTGGCCACAACGGAGACCTTCAAGCAGCAGAAGGTGCGGATGGCAAAGGAAGGCTTTGACCCAAGCGCCCTGTCTGACCCCCTCTACGTTCTGGACCAGCCTGGGGGTGCCTACCTGCCCCTCACACGGGCCCGGTACAGTGCCCTCCTGGCTGGGGACCTTCGCATCTGA